The genomic stretch GTGCCACACGAAGCGTCGCATGGGTCGGAAGCCGTCTCGTGCTTCTCGTTGTGCAGCAAGTGACATTCGCCATCACGCGAGCGGTAACCGGCGACCCGTTCCTAGACCACACGGTCGGCACGAACTTCGGATTCGGGCTGCTCTACATCCCGCTCATGGCACTCGTGGCCTCCGCTCTGTGCTGGGTGGGTCTTGAGTTCATTGGAGCAACTCAGAGTCGTCAGCCCGAGTCACGTGCAGTGCGACGCGCGTGCAGTGCAGCTGTGGTCCTCGTGCTCGCGGTTGAGGCGCTCGTGTGCGGTGGCACGCTGCTTCTCGTCGTCCCGAATTACCCGGCAACGGTCGCAGTGATCGCCGCCGCTACCGGTGCGGACGTGCTTCTGCTGTGTTGGCTGCACCGGCCGGCGCTACGCCACTGATCGACAGCCCTGGTGCTTCCGGAAGACTATGTATCCACCAGTCCGGTGCCGTCTTGCATGCCGGTCGGCGCGGCGCCGAAAGGGTTCAGCCAAAGGGTTGTCGACCGGAGTGCTGCCTCGCGGAGTCGGAGCGAACGTCGGAGGTTCGCTCCGCTCCCGCTTCCGCTTTCGGCGTCTAGTGTTGCCGCGCGCCCGCGGCGACCAGGGGTCGCCGGGTTGGGATGAGCGCTTTGGATGCTGTGGCCTGATCCAGTTCCCCCTGCCACCGCGCGACGACGAGTGCGGCGACGCAGTTGCCGAGCAGGTTCACGCTTACCCGCATCGAGTCCATGATTCGGTCAGCCCCCAGCAGCAGGGCGACGCCCGCGACCGGGAAGAGGCCGAGTGTCGTCGCCGTCGCGGACAGCGCCAGGAACGACGAGCCGGGCACGCCCGCCATCCCCTTCGACGTCAGCAGCAGCACCCCGAGGGCTGCGACCTGCTGTTCCAGCGTCAGCGGGATCCCGAACGCCTGCGTGAGGAACAGCAGCGAGATGGACAGGTAGATCGCGGCGCCGTCGAGGTTAAACGAGTAGCCCGTCGGTACCACGAGCCCCGCGACACTGCGGGATACACCGACTTCGGTCAGCCGGGTGATCATCCGTGGCAGGACCGCCTCGGTTGACGCTGTCCCGAGTGCGAGTCCGAACTCGGCGCGGGTGTGCCAGACGAACCGCCAAATCGGCACGCCGGACAGCAGTTGCCCGATGACCAGCAGCAGGAGGATGAACACGGCCGCGGCGCCGTAGCAGGCGGCGATGAGCCACCCGTAGGAGCTGAGCGTTGTGAGCCCGTACTGTCCCACGACGTACGCCATCGCCCCGAAGGCACCCAGCGGCGCCAGACGCATCACCCAACCGAGGATTCGGTAGACGACCTCGAGGCAGAGGTCGAGCCCGCGGATGAGCGGTGCGGTACGTTCCGGGCCGATCGCAGCGATCGCGGCGCCGACGAACACCGCCGCGACCAGCACTTGCAGGATGTCGTTGGTGGCGAACGCGTTGATCACGCTCGAGGGGATGAGGCCGAGAACGAACTCCCCCGGGCTCGGTGCGGCAGCGTT from Curtobacterium sp. MCLR17_032 encodes the following:
- a CDS encoding cation:dicarboxylase symporter family transporter; the encoded protein is MELAASNRAPARWYRSLFVQIAVAVVAGIIVGVCAPAAAPALNVVGQGFIRLIEMVIAPLVFIVVITGIVHVGNLRAVGAVAGKAMLYFLLASSAALVFGLIIGNLVAPGSGLRIDPSTLDASAVTAKTGNAAAPSPGEFVLGLIPSSVINAFATNDILQVLVAAVFVGAAIAAIGPERTAPLIRGLDLCLEVVYRILGWVMRLAPLGAFGAMAYVVGQYGLTTLSSYGWLIAACYGAAAVFILLLLVIGQLLSGVPIWRFVWHTRAEFGLALGTASTEAVLPRMITRLTEVGVSRSVAGLVVPTGYSFNLDGAAIYLSISLLFLTQAFGIPLTLEQQVAALGVLLLTSKGMAGVPGSSFLALSATATTLGLFPVAGVALLLGADRIMDSMRVSVNLLGNCVAALVVARWQGELDQATASKALIPTRRPLVAAGARQH